From the Antennarius striatus isolate MH-2024 chromosome 15, ASM4005453v1, whole genome shotgun sequence genome, the window gcccgggggccaaatgtggccctccacatcattctatgtggcccacaagagcataaaaggttagagtgtctaaaaataaataggtcaaaagtttgctttgagCAAAgttacatttcccacaatgcagtagttcagcccatcttaactctgactaaacgtagtgaacaaagttaatgtcctaacttgtgtctgatgttatttttctttattgatcgatagtttgatccttgattgatggagttctgtgggtttaataacctgataaatgaaaaggatttatgttagaacagagaaacaaacaaacatgttttttctgtctaactgtaatgtttggaactggaatcagtcagaaattcagttatttaacatgaaggagtagttacatttagttacattacactgagttacatttagttacatttattagttacattaaggagtagttacatttagttacattacactgagttacatttagttacatttattagttacattaaggagtagttacatttagttacattacactgagttacatttagttacatttattagttacattaaggagtagttacatttagttacattacactgagttacatttagttacatttattagttacattaaggagtagttacatttagttacattacactgagttacatttagttacatttattagttacattaaggagtagttacatttagttacattacactgagttacatttagttacatttattagttacattaaggagtagttacatttagttacattacactgagttacatttagttacatttattagttacattaaggagtagttacatttagttacattacactgagttacattcagttacatttattagttacattaaggagtagttacatttagttacattacactgagttacatttagttacatttattagttacattaaggagtagttacatttagtaacaTTACaccgagttacatttagttacatttattagttacattaaggagtagttacatttagttacattacactgagttacatttagttacattattagttacattaaggagtagttacatttagttacattacactgagttacatttagttacattacatttagttacattacactgagttacatttagttacatttattagttacatcttgCCCTTTGAGGACAACTATTATGCTGACgtggcccccagtgaaaatgagtttgacccctcTGTTGATCTGTGTGAAACAAATCACTTTTAAAGGAGAATTAGTCCAGTTTTACCTGTATGTCAatattcatcatccatccatcttcacccgcttatccggggccgggtcatgggggcaacagtctcaggagggatgcccatacttccctctccccagacacctcccccagctcctccggggagatcccgaggcgttcccaggccagccaagagacatagtccctccagcgtgtcctaggtcttcctccaggtctcctcctggtaggacatgcccggaacacctccccagggaggcgtccaggaggcatccggattccagagccacctcagctggctccgcttgaggcggaggagcagcagctctactccgagctcctccctggtgactgagctcctcaccctagctctaagggtgcgcccccccccccccactgtacggaggaaactcatttcatccGCTAGTacccaggatcttgtcctttgggtcatgacccaaagctcctgaccataggtgagagtaggaacgtagattgaccataaatccagagcttcgtcctacgactcagctccttcttcaccaccacagacctacagcgactgcatcactgcagaagctgcaccgatccgtctgtcagtctcacgttccatccttccctcactcgtgaacaagacctcaagatacttaaactcctccacttggggcaaagactctccaccgacctgaagagggcacaccacccttttctgtcCAGAACcctggcctcggatttagagatgctgatcctcatcccactcacgtCACTCAGCTCCAAACCGTCATCAGTGCAGCTGAAgatccaggtttgatgaggccaacaggacaacatcgtctgcaaatagcagagatgaaatcctttggtccccaaaccggacctccctccggatcctggctgcacctagaaaattctgtccataaagattatgaacagaaccggtgatagagggcagccctgctggagtccaacatgcacctggaacaggtctgacttactgccggtgatgtgaaccaagctctggcttcggtcatacagggaccggacagccctcagcaaagggccccggaccccagactcctgaagcactccccTCAAGAAAACACGAGGGATGcggtcgaatgccttctccagatccacaaaacacatgtggactggttgggtaaactcccatgaaccccccagcactcgatggagagtgtagagctggtccagtgatCCACGACCGGGaccaaaaccacattgttcctcctgaatctggttcgactatcggtctaatcctcctctccagtaccctgggatagactttccccgggaggctgaggagtgtgacccccctatagttggaacacaccctctggtccccctttttgaaaagagggaccactgccccggtctgccaatccagaggtactgtccctgactgccatgtgatgttagagacgtgtcaaccatgacagtccctgcacatccagagacttgaggtactcagggtgaatcccatccacccccggtgctttgcatCCCAGGAGTTTGGtgaccacctcggtgacttcagctctggtgatggacgagtccacctctgagacctcagcctctgcttcctctgtgtcagACATGGCAGTGGGATTGGGGAGATCTTCAAAGTGTTCTTTCCACCTCCCGACAACATccccagtcgaggtcagcagctctcctcctctACTGTTAACAGTGTTGGCTGCAccgcttccccctcctgaggcgctgaatggtttgccagaatttctttgaggctgaGCGATattcctcctccatggcctccatgAACTCAAACTGCAGTacacctggcctgcctgtacctgtcagctgcctccagagtccCACAACTCAACAAGacttgataggactccttcagcttgacagcatcccttacttcctgtgtccaccaccgggtccGGGGGTTACTGCcatgacaggcaccagagacctcgCAACCACAGCTCTGAGCAGCCGCTTccacaatggaggtggagaacacggtccactctgactcaatgtccccagccttaAATGatttgatagacagacagagcgagagacaggcagacagtCAAAGAGTGAGACAGatacaggcagacaggcagacagacagacagaaaatagtGAGCTGGATCACCAACTAcctgacagacagaccccagtgtGTTGTATGAGGGACTGCTTGTCATCTGTGGCAAccagcagcagggggcgccacagAAGACCCCCCTTCTCTTAACCCTACACAAGGACTTCCGGTATAACTCAGACACGCCACACGCAGACAcgtgatggtggtggggggtgagaCAGGAGAGGTGATGGGTTGGTGGAGTGATGCTGATGGAGGAGCTCCAGCTGAACGTCTGAGACAACGGAGATGGTGCTGGACGTCCAGCAGACACCCCCCCTCTACAGCCGGTGGTCATCAAGGacagtggaggggggggcaggttgGCACTAGTGCATGAAAATCAAACCGGTGGAGTAGGAATGGTGACGtgcttgatgatgatgatgtatgtGCCAACTTCCTGTTAACTTTTAGCCTCCTTTtggtttatttgtatttacttttaaaattcaGTGAGATCCTGTCATTTatgctgctattttttttctgtttttcagacaACCTTAATCACTTAAAAACTGTCCAGATGTGTGACATGCCGTTTGTGGCATGAAGGGTTTCATAaaataactagaaccaatgcagtcagagactgcaacatcccgtgacaccccttaattcaaaattttaccctgacctacatccatagatcagggtaaatcaaagcaaaGGTAGATAAAAGCATTatctttgacctatggtcttacactggccttgtctttctatcttatctggttcctgagtgtacaaaagttgaaatttgactttgacctagttttctcaaggtcaaggtcatcatctcatcttcatcccctgtgctgcctgagtcatgtgctttagTTTCATCCTTCTTTCTGCAACGGTGGtgcagatatttggtggacaaacggacgaacgctgacaattgaaaaacatcacctctttgaagcgggatgtacagtggggaaaaaagtatCTAGTCAGTCACCAATTGTGTAAGTTCTCCTCCTTAAGAAGATTAGACAGACCTGTAATTGTCATCATAGGTGCACCTGAAGtatgagagacagaatgagaaaaaaaacccagaaaatcacattgatttttaaagaatttatttgcaaattatggtggaaaataagATGTTGGTGAAATCATGAATCAGTGAGTTTGTTTAAAGTGACTCTGAGTTGTCAAATCCTTGGTGGTGGAACTGCTCGTAAAGACCTTTAACACCACGAATAACTTAATATAATATTAGCTTCTCAAATATTCAGTGACACTTTTTATTACGTAAAAATTCAGTTCTAAACACATGAACAGGTCTGACAGGATAACAAGATAACAAccaaaacagtgttttaaaaCGAACAGCTGGATAACTGACCACATGATCTTCTTGTTGGCTTCCAGTTCCTCACCACATGAAACAGTAACAGTCTGAACCCACAGCGCCGTCCTGGAAGCTGCTGGACGCCTCCATCAGACTGGTGAGGGGACACGCAGCGAGCTGCTGAGGGCCGCCTCCCCAAACACGTTGCTATAGGAGGCCTTGAGGAACTGGACGTAGTTCTGGAGGCTCCGGTTGGTGCTGTCCGACTGCTCCAGACGATCCTTCATGTCCTGCAAGCGGCCATGGAACCGGCGCTCCACCTGACCAGCAAGAAATCCAACCTGGACTTAATGACAGCTGCTACCTGTGGACCTCAGGGACTCAGGTGGACTCAGGTGGAGACTCTTACCTCCTCACTGCTGCGCTGCAGCTGGTGGATCTCTGAGATGGTCCTGCtgagctggttctccagctctAGGATTCTGGACTGGGTGGAGCGTTCTTTGGAAGCAGCACGTTCCCTGGTCTCTGATATCTAGACAAACACGTGACACGTCAGCACTGGTGCATGCTGGTGATCCACCCTCAGTCGCTCTGAAGTCAGCCTGACTGCAAAACTCAAACATTTGAGACGTTTCCTCCGTGTGACCAGCATCTCCCAGCAGCTgtcagttcaattcaattcaataaactttatttgtccccaaggggcgaTTGAAGTGAAGGCAGACCTTCTGGCGAGCATCATCCAGagcctcctccagcttcctgctCAGCAGGGAACACTCCCTCGTCTTCTCCTCAAGGCACAGCTGATTGCTGTGGATGGTTTCTTCCCGTTTGGAAATAACTGTCAGCAGATCGCTGTTCTGACTGCCCGTCTCCTCCAGCTTTCTGCAACACCACAACACGACAAGTCTGAAGTCAAATACATGATGggcacacacatatttacatcAGGACTAGTAAATTAATGACGCCTATGACCTGAAATGCCCAATCTGCAGGCAATGATCACCTTGCTAAGGACATCATGTTGTTTGTAATGAGCAACAAGGAGCCAAACATGCCCTGAATACACTGGAGACATCTACTATAGACTGTACACGTGTCTACCAGGCGTACCAGGGTGAACACACTTGTGATGGTCCTCTGAACAGTAACTACAGCGTCTGGAACGGGGAAGGGAACACTGGGGGAAGGGATGACGTGTGGAAGCATCAATGATAGTCAAGGAAACAGCAACCTTTCCAAACTGTCCACTCGCTGCTGGAGCTGTCGGTTCTCTGATAGCAGCACATTGTTCTTCTGCCTCAGGAGATCCATCTGAAAGCCCTGGGTCTCCATCTACAAGACAAGTTTCTCATGAGGCAACCTGGACATGTTCACAAGCAGATGTTTAATTATTGAAACTAATCATgatctgttccctgctctcactacagatcacaatgtcatctgcaaacatcatagtccctgttgattcctgtctgacctcgtctgtcagcctgtccatcaccatagcaacaagaaggggctcagagctgatccctgatgcagtcccacctccaccttgacctcctctgtcacacctacacacacctcaccactgtcttacagtcctcatacatgtcctgcaccgctctaacatacttctctgccactccagacttcctcatacaataccacagttcctctctggacaccctgtcatcagctttctccagatctacaaaaacacaatgcagctccctctggccttctctgtacttctctatcaacatcctcaaagcaaatactgcatctgtagtactctgttttggcatgaaaccatactgctgctcacaaatgttcacttctgcccttaggctagcttccactactctctcccataacttcattgtatggctatCAATGTCAAACTGGTGTGTGACCAGTGTGTGACCTTCATCTGAAGGTCATTCAGGGTGGTGCTCAGCTCAGCGCTGCGTCTCTCCTGGCGGCGCTCCCTGTGCTGAAGGTCCTGCAGCTGGAGCTCAGAGCGGCGTAAGGCTTCAGGCAGAGGCTCCAGCTCTGCCAGCTGGGTGAGCAGCTCTCTGcgtacctcctccacctcacGCTCCAGCCCCCCCCGGGCGGCCTGGGCCTCCCGCTGCGCCTCAGCCAGCTGAGAGCAGTACTCGTCCGCCTCGGCCCGGGTGTTCTCTACCTGTGCAGCGTTGGTTAACAGAGAGAAGAAGTGGCGTCAGTCCCTGTGAACACGACCCTACACTGGCTCAGGTCTGCCTCTAGCTCACACACCTGGGTCTTGTAGCTGCTCACCAGGCTCTCATACTGCTGGATGGAGGCTCGGACCTGCTGGAGCTCAGACCGAGACGAggccagcttctcctccagcgTGGACGCTGCAGCCTGACAGAAGACCATGTGATTAAATCCTCAGACAGTTGGTCCTTCTCATGTCAGATAGGCCAAGTCTAGTGGAGTGAAAGCTGGGGAGGAGGGTCCTTCTGGTTAACCCTTCGCAGACTGATGGCCCACCTTGACAGACTGGTTCTCCAGTTTGGCGGCGGTGCTCTCGGTGGTCAGTCCTTGCAGACGGGCCAGCAGGTCTTCCCTCTCCACGCGGCTCTTCTCCTCTGAACTCTGCAGCTGCTCTGTCAGCTCTGCAACGCTGCTGCATCACATCACGCAACACGCAGCAGGTCAGGGGTCACTCATCCGctcaaacaaaaccaacactGACTTCTCACCGGCTGATGAACTGTTTGGTTTCATTTGGCATCATTACAAACTCTGCACCAATCAGATTGCTCAGTGGATAAGACAGCTGCCAGGCATGTCTGCAGAAGGTTAAGAGTCTCTCAAAGCTGATATGGAGGCTTGGAATGAAGGTTGTGATGCTGCCAAACTATGATAAAAGCTCAGACTGCTGGGtgacttcccatgatgcaccaggCTCTTGGCTCCTCCTCTACATATTCCTGCctcattacatcctgcttcaacgTGGTGATGGATTGTAacgtcagtgttggtgtgtccgtCCATTGGTCCACCAaacgtctccacaaccgttcaggtAGAACGATGAAACGAAAAGCACACgactcaggcaggagagggatgaagatgagatgatgaccgtgaccttgagaaaactaggtcaaggtcaaatttaaacttctgtacactcaggaaccggataagatagaaagatgagggagaaggccagtgtgagtaagaccatagatcaaagcaagtgCTTTGATCTGCATACGCACTAGTTTTAATCTATGGTCAGAGTACATAGCtatgacctaccctgaaagggcAAAGCTATCACTAATCAGGTACTGCTGTCAGGTACCCTGACAGCAGTACCTGATTAGTGATAGTACTGTCAGGTACCCTGTCAGGTACTACTGTCAGGTACCCTGACAGTAGTACCTGACAGTAGTACTGTCAGGTACTACTGTCAAATGTtccagtctctgactgccttggttcctGCTAAGTCATGCTACTGGTGGGGCATCGGGGTGACAGGGAGCAGACCTACTGGTGGGGCATCGGGGTGACAGGGAGCAGACCTACTGGTGGGGCATCGGGGTGACAGGGAGCAGACCTACTGGTGGGGCATCGGGGTGACAGGGAGCAGATCTACTGGTGGGGCATCGGGGTGACAGGGAGCAGATCTACTGGTGGGGCATCAGGGTGACAGGGGGCAGATCTACTGCTGAGAACCTGGCTGCTGCCCAGTGCTGCTGATTACTGATCAAATATCATTATTATGACCAGTGTTGTCATTATAGCAGTTAGAAACACTGATGTCTGTGTGGTGGTgtcagtgccccccccctctcaaCACACACTGTTCAACTGTTACTCCAGAATCTGAGTCTGGACCATCAACCCAGCTAACAGCTCATCCTATCTGGTGTTGATCGGGGCTGTTCCTGCTGTTGTCACCCGTACAACCTGACTGTGTGACGGTTGGGGGCAGTCTGTCCTCCTCACACACAACTAGACCCTCCCTGGACTGGAAAAGGGCCAGCAGATTTCCCCCCTGTGACATCCAGCTCTCAGGAGCCCCCAGGGGCCCTCAGAAGCCCTCCAGTGCTCCACCTACCTGTTCAGCACAGACACTTCAGCTGCCAGCGTATTCTTGTCTTTCACTTCCTGAAGATGTCGACTCTGCCAGCTGTCAGACGCTGACAAAGCGTCGGCCACCTGCCTCTCCTGGGGAGGACAAGCACAGAGGCGTGTTTGGAGTCTGTTCTAGACCCTGGTCCAGAAACAGACGCTGGTCCAGAAACAGAGGCTGGTCCAGAAACAGAGGCTGATCCAGAAACAGAGTCTGATCCAGAAACAGAGTCTGATCCAGAAACAGAGTCTGATCCAGAAACAGAGTCTGATCCAGAAACAGAGTCTGATCCAGAAACAGTCTGATCCAGAAACAGAGGCTGGTCCAGAAACAGAGGCTGGTCCAGAAACAGCTCCAGTGTGATGAAGGACACAAAGCCTCTGAAGGTGAACTGAAGGCAAAAAGAACTGAACGAGTGTTCATATGGCCACGGTGATTCAGAGTAGTGACAGTACccaatgaggtgtgtgtgtgtgtgtgtgtgtgtgtgtgtgtgtgtgtgtgtgtgtgtgtgtgtgtgtgtgtgtgtgtaggcccaCCATGTCCAGCAGCTGTGCCCTCAGCTGGCCTGCGGTGCCTTCACTGAGCTCG encodes:
- the odf2a gene encoding outer dense fiber protein 2: MDPVRTPQGKAKEDRGTLRPTVEVKTRSPWIPPGKTSLLDSSYKWEGPTHNLEISPSFAEPITPHSKSALRLADITSEDEEGLQRRLSQYERKIDSLTAEVRALKNEVEQQRAEQPAEPLGVSQGGVAPQEEELLEQLGVSQHGVAPQEEELLENVLENTHLQKSMEKMLEESESNRSDQDLVHPDRDALLQKLLEAEDDGRAAALGVSSLRDSVSKLCGVGGRRLSGSASSVWANQEELLHKLETFENTNRSLRHLLRVQQVDPGGPSEQKQVFLSRLSDTEAENAHLVVKLQEKEKEMVQLSKLLDAEKDNSRSTAGLSKSLTSTRARLQGQLRCREAENNRLTVQIKNLERAASQQKVEMEHLTEQLGRLKGQIGVDREALKRATRAQKRRAELSEGTAGQLRAQLLDMERQVADALSASDSWQSRHLQEVKDKNTLAAEVSVLNSSVAELTEQLQSSEEKSRVEREDLLARLQGLTTESTAAKLENQSVKAAASTLEEKLASSRSELQQVRASIQQYESLVSSYKTQVENTRAEADEYCSQLAEAQREAQAARGGLEREVEEVRRELLTQLAELEPLPEALRRSELQLQDLQHRERRQERRSAELSTTLNDLQMKMETQGFQMDLLRQKNNVLLSENRQLQQRVDSLERKLEETGSQNSDLLTVISKREETIHSNQLCLEEKTRECSLLSRKLEEALDDARQKISETRERAASKERSTQSRILELENQLSRTISEIHQLQRSSEEVERRFHGRLQDMKDRLEQSDSTNRSLQNYVQFLKASYSNVFGEAALSSSLRVPSPV